A portion of the uncultured Draconibacterium sp. genome contains these proteins:
- a CDS encoding AAA family ATPase: MIKNHLKAILTEKLGFPPTNCQAHLIDTLATFISGAEPDQIMLIKGYAGTGKTTMLYSLTQCLLSLKIRSVLMAPTGRAAKVMASYSGMSAFTIHKKIYRQQSASDGMGRFVLNKNLYKNTYFIVDEASMISNEMSENAVFGSGRLLDDLLEYVYSGENCHLVLVGDTAQLPPVGLNISPALEVFSLEQYGFSVTEVELKEVVRQAEGSGVLTNATEMRNLIAEQHYEGFFPIETKSFPDVERISGGDLIETISSCYDKYGFFDTTVVTRSNKRANLFNKGIRGSILYKENEIERGDLVMVVKNNYFWPGEDDKLDFIANGDIAEIISIYGYEELYGFRFADVCLRFVDYEDVELDCKIFLETLNIETASFSSERNRELFNAVSEDYLDVRNKKERWKKIKENPHFNALQVKYAYALTCHKAQGGQWKAVFVDHGYLVEDMLDTEYYRWLYTAFTRPTEKLYLVNFDKGFFDGEEGS, from the coding sequence ATGATTAAAAATCACTTAAAAGCCATATTAACTGAAAAACTGGGCTTCCCGCCAACAAATTGTCAAGCTCATTTAATCGACACTTTAGCAACGTTTATCTCCGGAGCCGAGCCCGATCAGATAATGTTGATTAAAGGTTATGCCGGAACGGGAAAAACGACCATGCTTTACTCGTTGACACAATGTTTGCTGTCCCTCAAAATTCGTTCCGTTTTAATGGCTCCAACAGGTCGTGCTGCAAAAGTAATGGCTTCTTATTCCGGAATGTCGGCTTTTACCATTCATAAAAAAATATATCGGCAACAATCAGCATCGGACGGAATGGGGCGGTTTGTACTAAATAAAAACCTGTATAAGAACACCTATTTTATTGTCGATGAGGCTTCAATGATATCGAACGAGATGAGCGAAAATGCTGTTTTTGGAAGCGGACGTTTGCTCGATGACTTGCTTGAATACGTTTATTCCGGCGAGAATTGTCACCTTGTTTTGGTGGGAGATACAGCACAATTGCCACCGGTGGGATTAAATATCAGTCCGGCACTGGAAGTTTTTAGTTTGGAACAATACGGTTTTTCGGTTACCGAAGTGGAACTCAAAGAAGTTGTCAGACAGGCTGAAGGATCAGGGGTTTTAACTAATGCCACCGAAATGCGGAACCTTATCGCCGAGCAGCATTACGAAGGTTTTTTCCCGATAGAAACTAAAAGTTTTCCGGATGTTGAACGTATTTCGGGTGGCGATTTGATTGAAACAATTTCGTCATGTTACGATAAATACGGATTTTTTGATACCACCGTTGTTACCCGGTCAAATAAACGGGCTAATCTTTTTAACAAAGGAATACGTGGTTCTATTCTTTATAAAGAGAATGAAATTGAACGGGGCGATTTGGTGATGGTTGTAAAAAACAATTATTTCTGGCCCGGCGAGGATGATAAACTTGATTTTATTGCCAATGGCGATATTGCCGAGATTATTTCGATTTACGGATACGAAGAGTTGTATGGATTTCGATTTGCCGATGTGTGTTTGCGTTTTGTTGATTACGAGGATGTGGAGCTCGACTGTAAAATATTTCTGGAAACACTAAATATTGAAACGGCCTCTTTCTCATCTGAGCGAAACCGTGAGTTATTTAATGCAGTTTCGGAAGACTACCTTGATGTACGGAACAAAAAGGAGCGCTGGAAGAAAATTAAAGAGAATCCGCATTTTAATGCTTTGCAGGTAAAATATGCCTATGCTTTAACTTGCCATAAAGCGCAGGGCGGGCAGTGGAAAGCTGTTTTTGTCGACCATGGATATTTGGTAGAAGATATGCTGGACACAGAATATTACCGTTGGTTGTACACCGCTTTTACACGCCCAACTGAAAAATTGTATTTAGTAAATTTCGATAAAGGATTTTTCGATGGGGAAGAAGGTAGTTAG
- a CDS encoding DUF3822 family protein: MHEFVDQTFQPETTGEKILSIQASLNGFSFSIVCPKQKKLLYFKDISLKISNSNLLGRHFESLFTEETILQNSFEQIIPIYHSQNFTLVPEQFCHEQIDREITPLLFEENDQLSWIHNKINPIKAELIFALPASFKEALRKRWHLAQAIHPLQRLIGRDSETEYEHRLQLLFENNHFSLALYSHNTLKLINNFSFKHPNDVVYFILTVLRQFNISAKSVATSYAGNLQVHTGLEALLQKHFPQALPIKAGIAIPPFINEALITKNISLFL, from the coding sequence ATGCATGAATTTGTAGACCAAACGTTTCAACCGGAAACTACAGGTGAAAAAATATTATCCATTCAGGCTAGCCTGAATGGATTTTCTTTTTCTATTGTTTGCCCCAAACAAAAAAAACTGCTCTATTTTAAAGATATCAGTCTAAAAATAAGCAACTCAAACTTGTTGGGCAGGCATTTTGAATCGTTGTTTACCGAAGAAACAATTCTGCAAAATAGCTTTGAGCAGATAATCCCTATTTACCATTCGCAAAACTTCACATTGGTTCCTGAACAGTTTTGCCACGAGCAGATTGACAGAGAAATCACTCCCCTTCTGTTTGAAGAGAACGACCAGTTAAGCTGGATACACAACAAAATTAACCCAATTAAGGCCGAATTAATATTTGCCCTTCCTGCAAGTTTTAAGGAGGCGCTTCGCAAGCGCTGGCATTTGGCACAAGCCATACATCCTCTGCAACGGCTTATTGGTCGAGATTCAGAAACAGAATACGAGCACCGCCTTCAGTTACTTTTTGAAAACAATCATTTTTCGCTGGCTTTGTATAGCCATAACACTTTAAAGCTGATTAATAATTTTAGTTTTAAACACCCTAACGACGTTGTGTATTTTATTTTAACCGTGTTGCGTCAGTTTAATATTTCTGCCAAATCTGTTGCTACCAGCTATGCTGGCAATTTACAGGTTCATACTGGCTTAGAGGCGTTATTGCAAAAGCATTTTCCGCAAGCGCTACCAATCAAGGCAGGCATTGCCATTCCGCCATTTATTAACGAGGCGCTTATTACAAAAAATATTAGTCTATTTTTGTAA
- a CDS encoding RsmD family RNA methyltransferase yields the protein MRIIGGTFKGRIFHPGKKFKARPTTDIAKEGLFNILENRYEFSNKNILDLFSGTGSVAYEFLSRGCLSATLVETHFTHYKFILEVLDALKISNAKVFKADVFKFVQKTPESFNIIFADPPFDHPKFQDVPDAVLNTNILAPDGLFILEHPKEFDFSGHEYFKELRTYGKVNFSFFEK from the coding sequence ATGAGAATAATCGGAGGGACATTTAAAGGTAGGATCTTTCACCCGGGAAAAAAGTTTAAAGCCCGGCCAACAACCGACATTGCAAAAGAAGGTTTGTTTAATATTCTTGAAAACCGTTATGAGTTTTCGAATAAAAATATTCTGGATCTATTCTCTGGGACAGGAAGTGTGGCGTACGAATTTTTAAGCAGAGGCTGTTTAAGCGCCACTTTGGTTGAAACGCACTTCACACACTATAAATTTATTTTGGAAGTGTTAGACGCCCTTAAAATTAGCAATGCAAAGGTTTTTAAAGCCGACGTATTTAAGTTTGTGCAAAAAACTCCGGAAAGCTTCAACATCATTTTTGCCGATCCTCCTTTCGATCATCCAAAATTTCAGGATGTTCCGGATGCGGTGCTAAACACCAATATTCTTGCGCCAGACGGACTTTTTATTCTCGAACACCCGAAAGAGTTCGACTTTTCGGGGCATGAGTATTTTAAAGAACTACGAACCTACGGTAAAGTGAATTTTAGTTTCTTTGAGAAATAA
- a CDS encoding redoxin domain-containing protein encodes MKKLAFVLGILLSVNLAFASDAKQLEIGDKAVHTDVKMKDVSGAEMSLSDASKENGLLVMFSCNTCPFVMAWEDRFNEVKQWADDNEVGMIVLNSNYQKRDGADSFDEMKKKAKAEGYKFNYVVDKESKIANAFGGQTTPHVFLFNGDMKLAYKGAIDDNYKDAEGVSQAYLKDALMSLGNDNNVAITETKPVGCGIKRKVE; translated from the coding sequence ATGAAAAAATTAGCTTTTGTTTTAGGAATTCTGTTGAGTGTGAATTTAGCCTTTGCCAGCGATGCAAAGCAGCTCGAAATTGGAGATAAGGCAGTTCATACCGATGTGAAAATGAAAGACGTTTCAGGAGCTGAAATGTCGTTAAGTGATGCAAGTAAAGAAAATGGACTTTTGGTGATGTTTTCTTGCAATACCTGCCCCTTTGTTATGGCTTGGGAAGACCGTTTTAATGAGGTAAAACAATGGGCCGATGACAATGAAGTGGGTATGATTGTATTAAACTCCAATTATCAGAAACGCGATGGTGCCGATAGTTTCGACGAAATGAAGAAAAAGGCAAAGGCCGAAGGTTACAAATTCAACTATGTAGTAGACAAAGAAAGTAAAATCGCCAATGCTTTTGGAGGCCAGACAACACCGCATGTCTTTTTATTTAATGGCGATATGAAACTGGCTTATAAAGGTGCAATTGATGATAACTACAAAGATGCTGAAGGTGTTTCGCAAGCGTACTTGAAAGATGCGTTAATGAGTTTAGGCAACGACAATAATGTTGCCATAACAGAAACCAAACCCGTTGGTTGTGGAATTAAACGAAAAGTAGAATAA
- the pdxH gene encoding pyridoxamine 5'-phosphate oxidase — MYKQKFALVVMFTDKQRLPSNGGQHKNSRMKLDTIRREYRYAELTKKSVADSPLKQFKNWLNDAQRANVNDFSAMSLITAAKNGFPQSRIVLLKDISSGGFTFFTNYDSMKGKAIAMNNKVGLHFFWPELERQVRIDGVAEKTSREVSVAYFNSRPLESQIAACASAQSSALTSRNKLEEQFKSLQNALDGEHPECPENWGGYLVRPVRIEFWQGRENRLHDRIVFELVENDWKIKRLAP; from the coding sequence ATGTATAAACAAAAATTTGCATTAGTGGTTATGTTCACAGATAAACAAAGGCTTCCATCCAATGGCGGGCAACATAAAAACAGCAGAATGAAACTGGATACCATTAGAAGAGAATACCGATACGCAGAACTAACAAAAAAGAGTGTGGCTGACTCACCTCTAAAGCAGTTTAAAAACTGGCTGAATGATGCTCAGCGCGCCAATGTGAACGATTTCTCGGCAATGAGTCTAATTACTGCTGCTAAAAATGGTTTTCCACAATCACGCATCGTGTTGCTAAAAGATATTTCATCCGGTGGTTTTACTTTTTTTACCAATTACGATAGTATGAAAGGGAAAGCCATTGCAATGAATAACAAGGTTGGTCTTCATTTTTTCTGGCCCGAACTTGAACGGCAGGTGCGTATTGATGGAGTTGCCGAAAAAACATCGAGAGAGGTATCGGTAGCGTATTTTAATTCGCGCCCACTCGAGAGTCAGATTGCAGCTTGTGCTTCGGCTCAAAGCTCGGCACTAACATCAAGAAACAAGTTGGAAGAACAGTTTAAATCGTTACAAAATGCATTAGATGGTGAGCATCCCGAATGCCCGGAAAACTGGGGGGGCTACCTGGTTCGGCCTGTACGAATTGAATTTTGGCAGGGCCGCGAAAACCGATTACACGACCGAATTGTTTTTGAGCTGGTAGAAAATGATTGGAAAATTAAACGGCTGGCTCCCTGA
- a CDS encoding DNA polymerase III subunit gamma/tau, whose product MENFIVSARKYRPDSFQTVVAQASITNTLKNAIKSNQLAHAYLFCGPRGVGKTTCARIFAKTINCTNLTDDTEACNECESCTSFNSSRSFNIHELDAASNNSVDDIRNLTDQVRVPPQMGKYSVYIIDEVHMLSSQAFNAFLKTLEEPPKHAIFILATTEKHKIIPTILSRCQIFDFNRIGVADISDHLEYVAKSESVEVEGEGLNIIAQKADGAMRDALSIFDQIVSFSGKKITYQDVITNLNVLDYDYYFRLVDEFLKNNVTEVMVIFNDILNHGFDGHHFITGLSSHFRDLLVCKDAVTIQLLEVGGDIKERYRSQAASTESDFLLDAMQIANTCDMQYKTSQNKRLLIELALIRIAQLTLKKK is encoded by the coding sequence ATGGAGAATTTTATTGTATCAGCACGAAAATACAGACCGGACTCGTTTCAGACGGTTGTTGCACAAGCATCGATTACCAACACGCTAAAGAATGCCATTAAGAGCAATCAGTTGGCTCATGCCTATTTATTTTGCGGGCCGCGTGGTGTGGGAAAAACAACTTGCGCGCGTATTTTTGCTAAAACTATAAATTGCACGAACCTTACCGACGATACCGAAGCTTGCAACGAATGCGAGTCGTGTACTTCGTTTAACAGTAGCCGTTCGTTTAATATTCACGAATTAGATGCCGCTTCGAACAACTCGGTCGACGATATCCGAAACCTTACGGATCAGGTGCGTGTACCGCCTCAAATGGGGAAGTACAGCGTGTATATTATCGATGAGGTTCACATGTTGTCGTCGCAGGCTTTTAATGCTTTCCTGAAAACGCTGGAAGAGCCGCCAAAACATGCCATTTTTATTTTGGCCACCACCGAAAAACACAAGATCATTCCAACAATTCTTTCGCGTTGTCAGATCTTTGATTTTAACCGGATTGGCGTTGCTGATATTTCCGATCATCTGGAATATGTAGCTAAAAGCGAAAGTGTTGAAGTGGAGGGCGAAGGTTTGAATATTATTGCGCAGAAAGCCGATGGCGCGATGCGTGATGCACTTTCAATTTTCGACCAGATAGTAAGTTTCTCGGGAAAAAAGATTACGTACCAGGATGTAATTACCAATCTGAATGTGTTGGACTACGATTACTATTTCCGGTTGGTAGATGAGTTTCTGAAAAACAATGTTACCGAGGTAATGGTAATTTTTAACGATATTCTGAACCACGGTTTCGATGGTCATCACTTTATTACCGGACTGAGTAGCCACTTCAGAGATCTTTTGGTTTGTAAAGATGCGGTAACAATACAACTGCTTGAAGTTGGTGGCGATATAAAAGAACGTTACCGATCGCAGGCTGCATCAACCGAAAGCGACTTTTTGCTCGACGCGATGCAAATTGCCAACACCTGCGATATGCAGTATAAAACGAGCCAGAACAAACGCCTGCTTATTGAGTTGGCATTGATTCGGATAGCACAGCTAACCTTAAAAAAAAAATAG
- a CDS encoding glutathione peroxidase: protein MRKYIFFVLLFCTTSVMAQYKTLYDFSARTIDGDTLHFSSLKGKKVLIVNTASECMLTPQYEKLQELYEEYGGDDFEIVAFPCNDFGKQEPGDNETIKTFCEQYPLSFTLMEKISIKDNPPPVYRWLMSSEENGTLDAKVWWNFQKFMIDEEGKVVDFVGPPKSPLNDKIINWLNE, encoded by the coding sequence ATGAGAAAATATATCTTTTTCGTTCTGCTTTTTTGCACCACTTCGGTTATGGCCCAATATAAAACCTTATACGATTTTTCGGCCCGTACAATTGATGGCGACACCTTACATTTTTCGAGCCTGAAAGGCAAAAAAGTGCTGATTGTAAATACGGCATCAGAATGTATGCTAACACCGCAATACGAAAAGCTGCAGGAACTTTACGAAGAATATGGTGGCGATGATTTTGAAATTGTTGCTTTTCCGTGCAACGACTTTGGCAAACAGGAACCGGGCGACAACGAAACGATAAAAACTTTTTGCGAACAATACCCGCTCAGTTTTACGCTGATGGAAAAAATATCGATAAAAGATAATCCTCCACCTGTTTATCGCTGGTTAATGAGCAGTGAAGAAAATGGAACGCTTGATGCAAAAGTCTGGTGGAATTTCCAAAAGTTTATGATTGACGAAGAAGGTAAAGTGGTTGATTTTGTTGGGCCACCCAAAAGTCCGTTAAACGACAAAATCATCAACTGGCTTAATGAGTAG
- a CDS encoding GPP34 family phosphoprotein has translation MDQSIPLAQKIYFLGIHPEKGGIRSGSASAMHFVVIGTLLMDLYLQKKIKFEGKKVIVLSTRSDNELHRFVLGKMSQAKSPKKISTWISKLNYSQKFIRSEVQKGLVAKRLIRLEDKRFLFFKWKKPVVLNKQVMYRMIVEIDNQIFKGTTAEDELIFLSFLESAAILRIIYQDRKKRKQARERLKQMMVKNRVSGAVADAIAASQAIAASVAVSAAASSAATS, from the coding sequence ATGGATCAGTCAATTCCTTTAGCTCAAAAAATTTATTTTCTTGGTATTCATCCTGAAAAAGGTGGAATCCGTTCTGGATCTGCTTCTGCAATGCACTTTGTTGTTATCGGCACGCTACTAATGGATTTATACCTGCAGAAGAAAATTAAATTTGAAGGGAAAAAGGTAATTGTACTTTCAACGAGATCGGATAATGAATTGCATCGGTTTGTGCTTGGGAAAATGAGCCAGGCAAAATCGCCAAAAAAGATTTCAACCTGGATTAGTAAACTCAATTATTCACAGAAATTCATCAGAAGCGAAGTACAAAAAGGTTTGGTAGCGAAACGACTGATACGATTGGAAGACAAGCGTTTTTTGTTTTTCAAATGGAAAAAGCCGGTTGTTTTGAATAAGCAGGTAATGTACCGGATGATAGTGGAAATTGATAACCAGATTTTTAAAGGTACAACAGCCGAAGATGAATTGATCTTTCTGTCGTTTTTAGAATCGGCAGCTATTTTACGAATCATCTATCAAGACCGTAAAAAACGGAAACAGGCCCGGGAGAGACTCAAACAAATGATGGTTAAAAACCGGGTGTCGGGTGCGGTTGCCGATGCTATTGCGGCATCGCAAGCCATTGCTGCTTCAGTGGCGGTAAGTGCTGCTGCAAGTTCTGCCGCAACAAGTTAA
- a CDS encoding low specificity L-threonine aldolase translates to MFKGFASDNNSGVHPAILKAMEDANQGHVVGYGNDAFTAKAIDIFKEKFGVATEVFFVFNGTGANVLSLSTLTQSFNSIICAETAHIQEDECGAPEKFTGCKLIPVEPVNGKVTSEAVLPHLKGFDFEHHSQPKVISISQVTEMGTVYTPEEIKALAELAHKHNMYLHMDGARIANAAVALDMDFREFTVDCGVDVLSFGGTKNGMMMGEAVLFFNPELTKQTKYLRKQSMQLYSKMRFVGAQFIAYLENNLWKETATHSNKMAKLLEAEVVKIPEIKITQPVSANGVFAIVPKEIIEPLRERFFFYMWDEIQSEVRWMTSFDTTEDEIYGFVKLIKELLN, encoded by the coding sequence ATGTTTAAAGGATTTGCAAGCGACAATAATTCCGGTGTACATCCGGCGATATTAAAAGCGATGGAAGACGCCAACCAGGGACACGTTGTTGGGTACGGCAACGACGCGTTTACGGCTAAAGCCATCGACATTTTTAAAGAAAAGTTTGGGGTTGCCACCGAAGTATTTTTTGTTTTTAACGGCACCGGTGCCAATGTGTTGAGTCTATCAACGCTAACTCAAAGTTTTAACTCGATAATTTGTGCCGAAACGGCGCACATTCAGGAAGACGAATGTGGGGCTCCTGAAAAATTTACAGGCTGCAAACTCATTCCGGTTGAGCCGGTAAATGGAAAAGTTACATCCGAAGCCGTGCTGCCTCATTTAAAAGGTTTTGATTTTGAGCACCACTCACAGCCCAAAGTCATCTCCATTTCGCAAGTTACCGAAATGGGAACCGTATATACGCCCGAAGAAATAAAAGCATTAGCCGAACTGGCGCATAAACACAATATGTATTTGCACATGGACGGTGCCCGGATTGCCAATGCTGCTGTTGCGCTCGATATGGATTTTCGCGAGTTTACGGTAGATTGTGGTGTTGATGTACTGTCGTTTGGAGGCACAAAAAACGGAATGATGATGGGAGAAGCGGTGCTGTTTTTTAACCCCGAACTGACAAAACAAACCAAATACCTGCGCAAACAAAGCATGCAGTTGTACTCGAAAATGCGTTTTGTAGGGGCCCAGTTTATTGCTTACCTTGAAAACAACCTTTGGAAAGAAACGGCAACACACTCGAATAAAATGGCAAAATTGCTGGAGGCAGAAGTGGTAAAAATTCCGGAGATTAAAATTACACAACCGGTTTCGGCAAATGGTGTTTTTGCAATCGTTCCAAAGGAAATTATTGAGCCGCTGCGCGAACGTTTCTTTTTTTATATGTGGGACGAAATTCAATCGGAAGTACGTTGGATGACATCGTTTGACACCACTGAAGATGAGATTTATGGTTTTGTGAAGTTGATTAAAGAGTTGTTGAATTAA
- a CDS encoding rhomboid family intramembrane serine protease, with protein MPLFRYYPSNPKNLDPEMEKKIFFHSLLFPAIFVMLLWMVKIIELTSGLSFVEFGIFPRHINGLQGILFSPFIHSDFSHLISNSLPFFILGFMLIYFYRRISYRIFFLLYILSGISTWIMGREAWHIGASGVVYALAAFHFVSGIIRSDLRLLTLSAIVVFLYGGLVWGLLPIRPEISWEGHLSGAIFGVALAFYYRKYTVRREKFDWEDEPDDDEEEDFTDDTGAISFSEATFSRDTDNNHKSPQKE; from the coding sequence ATGCCACTGTTTCGATACTATCCCAGCAACCCCAAAAACCTGGATCCGGAGATGGAGAAAAAGATCTTTTTCCACAGCCTCCTGTTTCCGGCCATTTTTGTTATGCTTTTATGGATGGTTAAGATAATAGAGCTGACCTCTGGATTAAGTTTTGTGGAATTTGGCATTTTCCCGCGGCACATCAATGGTTTGCAGGGAATTCTCTTCTCCCCTTTTATTCACTCCGATTTCAGCCACTTAATTTCCAATTCGCTGCCGTTTTTCATACTGGGTTTTATGCTCATTTATTTTTACCGCCGCATTTCGTACCGTATCTTTTTCCTGCTTTATATTTTATCCGGTATCAGCACCTGGATTATGGGCCGCGAAGCCTGGCACATTGGCGCCAGCGGAGTAGTTTATGCATTAGCAGCTTTTCATTTTGTAAGCGGAATTATCCGGTCTGATTTACGATTATTAACGCTTTCTGCCATAGTCGTTTTTCTTTACGGCGGACTGGTTTGGGGTTTGTTACCCATCCGCCCCGAAATTTCGTGGGAAGGCCACTTATCAGGAGCGATATTCGGTGTAGCACTGGCATTCTATTACAGAAAATACACTGTTCGCCGAGAGAAATTCGATTGGGAAGACGAACCCGATGATGACGAGGAAGAAGATTTTACCGACGACACTGGAGCAATTTCGTTCTCAGAAGCAACTTTTTCCCGGGATACCGACAATAATCACAAATCACCTCAAAAGGAGTAA
- the nusB gene encoding transcription antitermination factor NusB: MISRRIIRTKVLQVLYAYYSTDEKSINNTEKELFFCIHKAYDLYHYLLALVPEIADYAEGRIEIRRNKHQPTHEDLNPNTKFITNQVIHQLRINNKLNTYVDQKKLSWKDHPELIKELYLMMIESDIYEEYMADKNRSYLNDRKFVEKLFNKIILISEDLYMVLEEQSIYWNDDVEFVISMISKTLRRFNELSDSEQSLMPMFKDQEDRDFTKDLLRKAIINHDELRELIKEHSRNWDVERIAFMDILIMQLAITEFLYFPTIPTKVSLNEYIELSKFYSTEKSRNFINGILDKTLKDLKRTEKISKEGRGLIGE, from the coding sequence ATGATTAGCAGAAGGATTATCCGCACAAAGGTTTTACAAGTATTGTACGCCTACTACTCCACCGACGAGAAATCGATCAACAACACAGAGAAAGAACTGTTCTTTTGTATCCACAAAGCTTACGACCTTTACCACTACCTGCTGGCGCTGGTACCCGAAATTGCCGACTATGCAGAGGGCCGTATCGAAATAAGACGGAACAAACATCAGCCAACACACGAAGACCTTAATCCGAATACCAAGTTTATTACCAACCAGGTTATTCATCAGTTGCGTATTAACAACAAACTGAACACTTATGTGGATCAGAAAAAACTGAGCTGGAAAGATCATCCGGAGCTAATTAAGGAATTGTACCTGATGATGATCGAGTCGGATATCTATGAAGAATACATGGCCGACAAAAATCGCTCGTACCTTAATGATCGCAAGTTCGTTGAAAAATTGTTTAATAAAATCATCCTTATTTCAGAAGACCTGTACATGGTTCTTGAAGAACAAAGCATTTACTGGAATGATGATGTTGAGTTTGTAATTTCGATGATCTCGAAAACCCTGCGTCGTTTTAACGAACTTTCCGATTCGGAACAGTCGCTTATGCCAATGTTTAAAGACCAGGAAGACCGCGATTTCACCAAAGATCTTTTGCGTAAAGCCATCATTAATCACGATGAGCTGCGCGAGTTGATTAAAGAACATTCGCGAAACTGGGATGTGGAACGTATTGCCTTTATGGATATTCTGATTATGCAACTGGCCATTACCGAGTTCCTGTATTTCCCAACAATTCCAACAAAAGTGTCGTTAAATGAATACATCGAACTTTCGAAGTTTTACAGCACCGAAAAAAGCCGCAATTTCATTAACGGGATTCTGGACAAAACGCTGAAAGACTTAAAACGCACCGAAAAAATCAGTAAAGAAGGACGCGGACTTATTGGCGAATAA
- a CDS encoding DUF1573 domain-containing protein has product MRKLAFIILIVVLVSCEANKSNSNDKKQTTAELAPTEISVDEAVHNFGQLKAGEIVLHTFVLTNTGDNDFVIESLETDCGCVTTHFSKQAVKPGETALIEVEFNTAGLVGREYKTIEVLGNSKELKHLAIFAQVDNELIDIKY; this is encoded by the coding sequence ATGCGCAAACTGGCTTTCATAATTTTGATCGTTGTTTTGGTTTCGTGCGAAGCCAACAAAAGCAATAGTAACGATAAAAAACAAACGACTGCAGAATTGGCTCCAACCGAAATTTCAGTTGATGAAGCCGTTCATAATTTTGGGCAGTTAAAAGCCGGCGAAATTGTATTGCACACTTTTGTGCTAACCAATACCGGCGACAACGATTTTGTAATTGAGAGCCTTGAAACCGACTGTGGTTGCGTAACTACTCACTTTAGCAAACAAGCGGTAAAACCCGGAGAAACCGCTTTAATTGAAGTTGAATTTAACACTGCCGGATTAGTTGGAAGAGAATACAAAACAATTGAAGTACTTGGAAATAGCAAAGAATTAAAACATTTAGCTATTTTTGCCCAAGTAGATAACGAACTTATTGATATTAAATATTAA
- the yajC gene encoding preprotein translocase subunit YajC gives MLNSILLMMQPQEGADANPLMSFLPLLLIIVVFYFFMIRPQVKRQKETRKFRESLQKGDKVVTTGGIYGKVVKIEETAIQLEISKDVVIKVDKNGIVKDMSDVQPQK, from the coding sequence ATGTTGAATTCGATTTTATTAATGATGCAGCCACAAGAAGGCGCTGATGCGAATCCTTTAATGAGCTTTTTACCACTGTTGCTGATCATTGTAGTATTTTACTTTTTTATGATCCGCCCACAGGTAAAACGTCAAAAAGAAACACGTAAGTTTCGCGAAAGCCTGCAAAAAGGCGACAAAGTAGTTACAACCGGTGGTATTTACGGAAAAGTAGTAAAGATTGAGGAAACAGCAATACAACTGGAAATTTCGAAAGATGTTGTAATTAAAGTTGACAAAAACGGTATTGTAAAAGATATGAGCGACGTTCAGCCACAAAAGTAA